gaagaaaaattaagcatttccaaaattttcttGAACGACTTGCGCTCTTCATAACTTCTTTTCTTACGAGTCCCCAGTCATAATCCTTCAGCTGAACATGAACTTCAtatattttacaaaacaaaggCGCCCCCCAACAATTGACTACATAATTGTACAATATGGAGAGGAAGATTTGAGAAGTAGATATCAATCTGTCTCAGCATTTTCTAATAATCTGAGAAAGACAACCACAAGGCACTGATTGCTGATGTTGGAGCATTGTGTCCTGTAGGAAAGACTTTCCAGCATTATCCAAAAAGTGAATGCATCTCCTACCCTCTGTCTTTACTATTTTTTGTCAGAACTGCAAAATTTTGTCTTCAACTCCATTTCTTAGCCACTTTAAGTACCTTCAGAAATCATATTCCAAAGAGTTCATGTATGCTTACAAAATTAAGCTTATCCCAGTTGAAGAATAGCATAAGCATCATAGAGGTGGGACGAAGCTCTGTGCTTGGATGCACTCTTCTACAAGTCAAGGGCAACATCTACAAATCTGCATCACCAGATTACAACCCAGTTCCAAGATCGTTCGCCAGCTGCAGTATTCCACGCATCTGAAGATATGGATTTTCCAACAGCTTTTCATTGTTGCTCTGCACAGAGCAAACACGGCAGTGAGATGTGACTATCCAGTCCCAAAACTAGCAATGCCATATTAAGGTAATTGAGAGAGAACCCAGATTTCacgcaaatttttttttttttttttttttttggaagggTAGAAAGAGGGCcaataagaaaacaataagTTTACAAGGAATTGGAATGCAACTCTTCTTATAAGTATTTAAAAACGATGATTTACATCTTTTTAAACTGTACTTCTGACATGTGTAGGCAATAAGTTACCTTGTAACAATCTCCTCTACTAGCAGCTACAAATTTGCCAACCATGTTAATCAGCAATACAAACACAAATACAAGGATGAGTAATTCACTAGAAATAATCTCTCTATACGGGATAAGGAAAGGCTGGTTTCAGAATAATAACGAATGTTTCTGGCTCTTCTTACAAGGAATAGGAATCCAATGGTTGAATGCTATATTAGTTGCTTATCAGGATGCCTAATAGTATCATACTTCCTAACTGTGTTATCTAGTCAAACATAATCTTCCAATATGATATTGCTCCTATAAAGAAAACAAGTTCATATACTTCAATGTTTCTTTGTCAGGATTTGTATATTTCGAACAccatatcaaaatcaaaggTGTGACAATAGAATAATTCTATGCCAAAAAGATGACATTATCTTTTTCAGGAATCATATATGAAAATGTGCGATGGCATGCAACGCATTAAAAACAAGGCCCACCTGCTGAGCCCTAACAACAAGATTCTGAAGCATGTGTTGGTACTTTTCAGGTTTTTCTGTCATCATCCGCTGTAAAATACCAAATTAAATATGTTAGCAGGGTATATTTCACCACATACTCAGTACATTGTAATTTGTTGGGATAAGGGAGAAACAGCATTCTTGCCTTCAGAAGAAAAGCTGAAGAGTAATATGCCACTCTCGAGTCTGTATCATCCAAGAGTTCCCTGAATTTATGTCTTAAAAGTAATTACATATCAaatcacacacacaaaaagaaaggaaaaaatagcAAGATCATGCAATGGTAGCATTAGCATAGAATTTCAGAATCACCTAAAAAATTCTTCCCCACCAACTTCCTGGAAAGCAGCAGGATCTGCAGTACATTTACCAATTAGAAGTAACAGAAGGGTAGCTCGTATGTCAGATGTGGCACCAGGAAGGTTCCCTCTTCCTTTGCTTCCAACAGCTATACCCAACGCAATGTTGTCCGTTGCTGCACCAGCAAGTTGAATCAATGGCCAATAGAACAAAGCAGCTGGAACACGTGTAACCAATTGCATGGGAACTATGGCATGTCCTCGAAGAAGCAGTGCTGCCATTGATTCTGTCTCATGATCAAGACGATTGTTATTACAGTAGACAGGTCTGCCACTGGCTTCTTCCATACGGACATCCTGGTcagaattttctttctcatcaacttttttatttcccTCCATGGAACTAAGAACCCTACCAAGCTGTGAATCATCTCCGAACTCTGTTGCATTTGCTAGAGGAACTCTCAAGCACAGTTGAGAGAATAGGATGTCACACAtctgtttaaaaaaaacaggaaaaaTAGGAGATAAGGGAGACAGAATACTCTATGCTAATCAAAAGTTGCATAAGGGAATTTCATTCAATCAACATAAATGATGCCTTaggggaaaataaaaatggactCTGCATCAGCCCAAAGCAAATTCTCCAATATTGTTGAAGAAAACAGATTTGCTCTAGATGAactaaatttgatttttcatctCTTTTCTCTCACATTAAAGCATATTATCAGAATTCCAAGCCAGTaaatcttttttataaaaatatacttTGTCATGATGCCAAGCCTAATAATGTCTAGCATTAAGGGCAAGAAACATTCAACATATAACTAATACGATTATGCGCAAACAAACATTTTACATTCTCATTTGACCCAGCAGCAAGGTAATTAGAGAAGTACTTCAGAGTCCCCACAATGCCATCTGTTAAAATATTCGAGAAGTGGTACACCTTATGTGTTCCCaaacattcaaattcaaaggTAGCACTCATAgacaaaatgttaaaaacCATTTAATCAAAGCATATGCATTTAGGTCGGTTGCCTCTTCCTGCTTTTGCATTATATGCATCTCTAGGACCTGAAGACCATCTGTAACATCTAGTGAAGACATTTTCTAGTTCTTAAATAATTACCTTCAATATATTGATGCGATCTGTTTCGTTTATCTGAAAAACCAAGGACAAGGCAGTACTCATGATGTCTATCACTGCATTAGCTTTCTCAAGACGGCTGTCTTTGCGTATATTGCCAATATCACTTCCAAGTGATTGctggattttattttcatttaacaaaattttacaCCTCATGAGAAGCCTTTCAAGAACATACAAAAAGCCCCATCTGATGGAGTTGTGCTTTGACTTCAAAAGCCCACACATAAGCCAAATGGGCAAAGGAACATCGGAAGCAACTGCAGAATCATGAACACCGGCATGGGCAATTTTCTGCTGCATGCTTTTGATATTTGACCATATGCTTGTATTCCTTTCCTCACTAATTTCTGCAATAAGCAGGTCACTTAACCAGACATACCCATTCCGATGGTAAGTAGTTCTTTCTGAATGAAGAAGGGAATGTAAAATGGCCCATGATAGCTTTGCTTTCATGCCAACACCATTTCTCAGAACTGCCCCTTCAATGCTATCCAGAGACTTGTAAGATTTGGTTATCTGCATCATATGTGAGAACTCCATGTCCAAATGAGTAAATGAACATATTGTTGCACCAAATTTGTCCATCACACTGTCCAACAGCTgtaaagtaaaagtaaattttagATAGCAGGCAACTTTGATAAATTGTTGTAACTAATTGACTTGTCcaataagaaatgaaaatatataacaaaaaataactgTCCAACAATTTATGAAACTGGTGAAATATCTCAGTAAAGCatcaaagtgaaaataaaacataacatGTGATACTCCACAACAGCTCATCAGCCAGCCCACCACTATCCATGCCAACAGTAGGATAGCAAATAGGAATTAAAAAACCCAAAGCGGAGGAGCTGGGTTGTAGTTCAACCTAATCAACTTAATAATTGGTAATCTTACTTTTCAAGTATTCAAGTGAGTAGCTTTGAAGGATCCAGCTCCTCTCTTTCCACATAAAATAGAGAGTGCTGGTTAGACTTGAATGGCTAAGTCCATGTACCTACACAGGGCCCACTCTGAATGCAGGAGACTGCACCATAGAAAGTCCAAATCAAACAACCAGTCCACCCACTTGCAGTACCAAGGGAAGGGAGCCTTTTCCAGCTCGGGAAATAATGAGAACAAATACACCTACAGGNNNNNNNNNNNNNNNNNNNNNNNNNNNNNNNNNNNNNNNNNNNNNNNNNNNNNNNNNNNNNNNNNNNNNNNNNNNNNNNNNNNNNNNNNNNNNNNNNNNNtaaattactcaaatggtcctcaaacttatactcgatttacattttggtccttcaattaaattattcgttcaaatggtccatcaactctatattattcgCTCCATTGGTCCTACCGTTACATTCTGTCAATATTTCcgttaaatatgagggcaaaTTGGTCATTATTTACCCTAAAATTTGGTTAAATCTAACAGAAAATTAGACGGTAGGACCACTGGAGcgaataatatagagttgatggaccatttgaacgaataatttagttgagggaccaaaatgtaaatcatgtataagtttgaggaccatttgagtaatttacccttaTAAGTATATAACTATAGACAACTGACTCTGGACACAGGTACTGTTTTGTACAATTTGATACTAGTCAAGAACTTCGCAGAAACCTAATTTGTAGAAATCATATCAGAAATTTATACAGGGTACACACCACATGCAAAAAGGATAGAATTGTTAATGCATGACATGAAGTTCTGGAGTCTTTCTGAGAGGGAGAGACTAAGATATCTGATAGGCTTTTGCTATAGCAAGGCCATGCACAACGACTGCATTTAACAGCAAGGTTGCCCAATGCCCAGATCAGACTCAACATGAAGTTCTAGAGTCTTTCTGAGAGGGAGAGACTAAGATATCTGATAGGCTTTTGCTATAGCAAGGCCATGCACAACGACTGCATTTAACAGTAAGGTTGTCCAATGCCCAGATCAGACTCATGGCCACATATATTACATACGCACTTATCTATTctagaaaaaagataaagtcAACccgataaaaaataaagaaaaaaaaaatggaaccAATCTCAAAGTCACCTTTTCTTCAGATGAGAATGAACCTCAAGGCACATTTTCAGAATACGAGAACCAAAGTGAAGGTTAGATTAACAAAATGCTGCATTGAATTTGCATACAGTATAGTTTGAACTCTTGAAAGAGCAAAcatgagaggaaaaaaaaaagaagcatagCATACCCACACACCGCATGCACTAAACAAACTTGAGAACGAACAAACAGAACATAAATGCACATTGACTCACACCAACCCAACACAGTAACTTTTGAGACATTACCATATTTAGCCGTTCACTGTTCGGATATCTAGACAATGCATCAGAAATAGAACTCCTCAAAATTTCCCCGATGCCTACCAACCCAAGCTTAACAGATATATAAAAAGCCTCGGGCGCATCAGCCAGATTGAGCAGGGCAACAAGAGGCTGAATCTCATCATCACTATACTCAGTGACTCCGGTAGCTATGcatatttcatttatttgatGCAAGGCATGGTCAAAAAGCACCAAAAAGAGATTTCTCCTTTCCTCCCTTGACTTTGCAAGTGAATACTGCATTGCAAAGAGTTATTGCTTGCAATCAGATAAATTGTGGTAgaaagaaaccatttttacaaaGCATGCAAAAACTGTTATAGATTAGTTCCCTAAATCATGACCATATGAAATAACGTTTAGGTAAAGCTTATCTCAAATAACGGGACTATTGGCATCGTCTATAGGGACACGATATTTGAGTATGTATGTACATTGTCTCCGAAAGTGATTTTTACACATTTAGATCATTAAAATTGCTTTCACATCCCCAAAGAATAAGGATAAGCACTTACAAATTGTGACAACATCAGGCAAATGCTTTACAACTCACAGACAATAAAAGGATTGTGATTACCAAGGGTCTTAGCTAAATGCTAGGAATCAACTAACtacttatttctttatttctaattactttcttttcttttctttttgtttcagtTTCACGATAAATTATTAGCATAcctcaagaaaaataaactctATTCCACCAATCAGATCAACTTGCTCCACCAGAAACAATTGGGTACTTGAAGCAGCCTTGTTGGTTCCTTCGGGTACTTGATAAAACATGTTTGCTAACATGCTAATAAGCTTGCAATGAACTACTTCGGCCCAAGAATGCTTCTTGCTAATTTCTAGTAGTGCCTTAACAACCTGACAGTAGGAAGTAACATTAAAACCAACAtgattgaaaatcataactgATACGATAGACAAGAAATATTAATTGCCTTTGTAGATTAAGGCATATTTGATACAAACTAGACATATAAGGTCATAAACAGCCTTGCGTCTGGTATTATAGGAGAGGTTTCCAATAATCACTACTAAGAACAAACTCACTATTGAATATTCTCAATGATTACAGCCTTGAtatacaaaattacaaaatatctCACCCTTATGTCAAGGCCATTTATCCGGTTTCTCAAGATTTTGCCTCTATCACAgacaaaataaagcaaacaGCTAAGAGCAGAAGCCCAGACAGATTCTTCGTTCTCTTCTATCTGCaagaaaggaaagagagaactAGATGGTAAAGAACAATGACAATAAGTTCCACGATATAAGAAGATAAAAcatacaaaaggaaaattgtaTAGTTAAAATGTGTTCTAGGATTTGTTTCAGTGTCAAGAAACTATAGAATTTTCAAAGATAAGGCGAAGGATTTTCATTGGAAGAGGAGCAGAAGTCTGCCATCAGTGTGGAGATATGTTTTAATTCTGACATTTCAACTATAACTTTTTTCGTTTTAGTTGGAAACTTATTTTAGATGGACAACTGGTATGTCTTTCTTTGTATCATTTTCAACTATAAATTAACAGCACTAGTTTGTAGCTTGTTTCATGTAACCTTTTCTCTTGGCCAATTTTTCTATGTAACCTAAAACCGAAAAGTTCCGTGCATCCAAAATGGCAGTGCTATATCAAATATGACAGAGCTAATATACCTGAACAAGAAGAAGCAATATctcatataaaatatttaaaatccaagattcaaaattatcaaTAGCTGAGGAAGTGCCCATCAGAACAGAATCTGATCTTCTCATGCCTTGTGTTGCAAGCTTAGCTTCACTGTCAAAATATGAGTCTTGGGAATACTCTTCTTCAATCGTGGAGGCGTTATCGGTCACCATTGGCTCTAATAAATGAGCATGAACTCCTAggttcaaaatcaaatcaaaagcaCGAACCCTACATGTTGTTCTTGGAGAATTAAGCATTTCCTGAaagattaaataataaaacattgTAAGCTAATGAACGAAGAAACAAGGGGAAAAAGGAGAACTGCATATTCTAATCATGAAAAATTATAATGTAGTTCACCATCACCTCAAGCATAGACAGAGTGAGAGGTGCAGCAGTTCCAGAATCCAAAACATACCTACAAAAAGAGATTTTGAAAACACAATGAGGCAGAAAACGGGAATtagttttgtgtgtgtgtgcgagagagagagagagagagagagagagagagagagcatacaGAATAAACATATGGCATCAAGAATGAACTGCAAAAATACTAGCCAAATGCATAGAAAacatacatgtcaataacAAGTTTGATAAGGACGCTCACTGCAGCATCCATCGACGGCTTTCCATAGTTATTATTTAATCTAGATGATCCTGTCATCACATTAGCATTCTGCGAAGATGACTCAGAGCAAACTGCAGCAATGACCTCACAAACCTCAGCAGGATTCAACCGCAACGGTTGTTGTTCGCTAATCCACAACCAAAATATGGTGAGCGAGAGATGCAGAAAGAGAGAGTAACATATAAcactaaaaatttgaatttccagTTTATAAACATAAGTGGAAGCTACTACAACTATGAATTTAACAACTAAGTTGCCCTCTGTTCTAAAACATCAAGAAATTAACAAATGAAAGGGAAgtttaaaaccaaaaccctCACACCCACAATCAGAAGTGGACCAAGGtataaagaaaacaatgaaTCATAATCAACAAAGTTTATTATTTGTTACCTATAGTGACGATACTGGAATAGCGGCTTAGCCCGTGGACGAAATGTGCTCGCCGGAGAATCATCCCTGAAATTTTGGTGTGCAATGTTCAAAATAGAACTTGGTCAAACTTTACTATCGTATCAAAGTTAAAGTTGCAGAGGATAAGACTAGTGAGTgaaggtttaaaaaaaaaata
Above is a window of Prunus persica cultivar Lovell chromosome G2, Prunus_persica_NCBIv2, whole genome shotgun sequence DNA encoding:
- the LOC18787560 gene encoding uncharacterized protein LOC18787560 isoform X1 codes for the protein MSSGYNSPARSPGSSRLQLGGGGGGVARLRSSSLKKPPEPLRRAVADCLSSSAASSHHASTSSTVLLSEASRILRDYLAAPSTMDLSYNVILEHTIAERERSPAVVARCVALLKRYLLRYKPSEETLLQIDRFCVNTIAECDIGPNRRLSPWSQSFASTTSTASTASTTSTNIVPLSVPSFASGALVKSLNYVRSLVSQHLPRRSFHPAAFSGALSATRQSLPSLSSLLSRSFNAQLSPAHSEPLENKDVTTMSILNLSNIEKVDGMGDLEYFALDVLKWRWLGEQQSSFLATDSDRIVNHQDMRTRNLLEVGAAALLVGDKDAKMKGQHWKYFGTAGMPYLDQLLQPSPVTTITDSAAARSHLRAITASKRTKSGPRQIWDDSPASTFRPRAKPLFQYRHYSEQQPLRLNPAEVCEVIAAVCSESSSQNANVMTGSSRLNNNYGKPSMDAAVSVLIKLVIDMYVLDSGTAAPLTLSMLEEMLNSPRTTCRVRAFDLILNLGVHAHLLEPMVTDNASTIEEEYSQDSYFDSEAKLATQGMRRSDSVLMGTSSAIDNFESWILNILYEILLLLVQIEENEESVWASALSCLLYFVCDRGKILRNRINGLDIRVVKALLEISKKHSWAEVVHCKLISMLANMFYQVPEGTNKAASSTQLFLVEQVDLIGGIEFIFLEYSLAKSREERRNLFLVLFDHALHQINEICIATGVTEYSDDEIQPLVALLNLADAPEAFYISVKLGLVGIGEILRSSISDALSRYPNSERLNMLLDSVMDKFGATICSFTHLDMEFSHMMQITKSYKSLDSIEGAVLRNGVGMKAKLSWAILHSLLHSERTTYHRNGYVWLSDLLIAEISEERNTSIWSNIKSMQQKIAHAGVHDSAVASDVPLPIWLMCGLLKSKHNSIRWGFLYVLERLLMRCKILLNENKIQQSLGSDIGNIRKDSRLEKANAVIDIMSTALSLVFQINETDRINILKMCDILFSQLCLRVPLANATEFGDDSQLGRVLSSMEGNKKVDEKENSDQDVRMEEASGRPVYCNNNRLDHETESMAALLLRGHAIVPMQLVTRVPAALFYWPLIQLAGAATDNIALGIAVGSKGRGNLPGATSDIRATLLLLLIGKCTADPAAFQEVGGEEFFRHKFRELLDDTDSRVAYYSSAFLLKRMMTEKPEKYQHMLQNLVVRAQQSNNEKLLENPYLQMRGILQLANDLGTGL
- the LOC18787560 gene encoding uncharacterized protein LOC18787560 isoform X2 yields the protein MSSGYNSPARSPGSSRLQLGGGGGGVARLRSSSLKKPPEPLRRAVADCLSSSAASSHHASTSSTVLLSEASRILRDYLAAPSTMDLSYNVILEHTIAERERSPAVVARCVALLKRYLLRYKPSEETLLQIDRFCVNTIAECDIGPNRRLSPWSQSFASTTSTASTASTTSTNIVPLSVPSFASGALVKSLNYVRSLVSQHLPRRSFHPAAFSGALSATRQSLPSLSSLLSRSFNAQLSPAHSEPLENKDVTTMSILNLSNIEKVDGMGDLEYFALDVLKWRWLGEQQSSFLATDSDRIVNHQDMRTRNLLEVGAAALLVGDKDAKMKGQHWKYFGTAGMPYLDQLLQPSPVTTITDSAAARSHLRAITASKRTKSGPRQIWDDSPASTFRPRAKPLFQYRHYSEQQPLRLNPAEVCEVIAAVCSESSSQNANVMTGSSRLNNNYGKPSMDAAVSVLIKLVIDMYVLDSGTAAPLTLSMLEEMLNSPRTTCRVRAFDLILNLGVHAHLLEPMVTDNASTIEEEYSQDSYFDSEAKLATQGMRRSDSVLMGTSSAIDNFESWILNILYEILLLLVQIEENEESVWASALSCLLYFVCDRGKILRNRINGLDIRVVKALLEISKKHSWAEVVHCKLISMLANMFYQVPEGTNKAASSTQLFLVEQVDLIGGIEFIFLEYSLAKSREERRNLFLVLFDHALHQINEICIATGVTEYSDDEIQPLVALLNLADAPEAFYISVKLGLVGIGEILRSSISDALSRYPNSERLNMLLDSVMDKFGATICSFTHLDMEFSHMMQITKSYKSLDSIEGAVLRNGVGMKAKLSWAILHSLLHSERTTYHRNGYVWLSDLLIAEISEERNTSIWSNIKSMQQKIAHAGVHDSAVASDVPLPIWLMCGLLKSKHNSIRWGFLYVLERLLMRCKILLNENKIQQSLGSDIGNIRKDSRLEKANAVIDIMSTALSLVFQINETDRINILKMCDILFSQLCLRVPLANATEFGDDSQLGRVLSSMEGNKKVDEKENSDQDVRMEEASGRPVYCNNNRLDHETESMAALLLRGHAIVPMQLVTRVPAALFYWPLIQLAGAATDNIALGIAVGSKGRGNLPGATSDIRATLLLLLIGKCTADPAAFQEVGGEEFFRELLDDTDSRVAYYSSAFLLKRMMTEKPEKYQHMLQNLVVRAQQSNNEKLLENPYLQMRGILQLANDLGTGL